In bacterium, the genomic stretch TTGCGAGCCGCCTCGAAGATCTGGGCGTACGTGTTGCCATGGACGATTTCGACGGGGACGCCCGGCGCCCCTTCGTCGCTGATGCCACGCGCGTTCGGCTCCAGTGCCAGGATCGCGTCGGCCTGCGCGGGCTCCTTGACGATGGCCGCCGGCACGCGCAGCTCCTGCAGAGCCTTCTCGACCTTGCGGCGCGTGAGGCCGCGGATGTGCAGGCGCGAGACGGAGCGCCGCACCTGGCGGTCGGAGATCTCGCGCTGCAGGCGCTCGAAGTCGTCGGCCTCGCTGAGCGCCGGCGCGTGCTCGACGATCTCCTCCTGCACCACCTCGAAGCCGCCCTTCGGGCGCCGCTCGCGGACTTCGGACTGAACCATACGCCCCAGCAGGAGCGCGTCCACCGTGTCGGCCACGTCGTGATGTATGGCCAGCACGTCCAGGTCGCGGATCTCGATCACGGTGTCGAAGGTCGGCGGGGCCTTGCGCTCCAGCACGGTCTTCTGCGTGCCGCGCTTGCGGGCTTCCTCGTCGCTGAGCGTCACCGGCTGGATGCCGCCCACCAGGTCCGCCAGCGTGGGGTTGGACATGAGGTTGTCGAGGTTATTCCCGTGCGCCGTGCCGATGAGCTGCACGCCGCGCTCGGCGATGGTCCGCGCGGCGAAGGCGTCGTCGGCCGTCCCGATCTCATCGATGACAATGACCTCGGGCATGTGATTCTCGACGGCCTCGATCATCACATCGTGCTGCTCTTCGGTGTTGGGCACCTGCATCCGCCGGGCGCGGCCGATGGCCGGGTGCGGCACGTCCCCATCGCCGGCGATCTCGTTGTTGGTGTCCACGACGATCACGCGCTTGCCGAAGTCATCGGCCAGCACGCGCGCGGTCTCGCGCAGCTTCGTCGT encodes the following:
- a CDS encoding single-stranded DNA-binding protein yields the protein MSSEPLITDNLDLLLPILPPRIQERLRDHPSLGDLIEVVIDLGRPIEARFASHYEFLSDQLADMTDIDFVVSRIGQFDRDNRAGIERTLHRISAMRNRLGDVVGLTARVGRAVFGTIDIISDVIETGANILLLGRPGVGKTTKLRETARVLADDFGKRVIVVDTNNEIAGDGDVPHPAIGRARRMQVPNTEEQHDVMIEAVENHMPEVIVIDEIGTADDAFAARTIAERGVQLIGTAHGNNLDNLMSNPTLADLVGGIQPVTLSDEEARKRGTQKTVLERKAPPTFDTVIEIRDLDVLAIHHDVADTVDALLLGRMVQSEVRERRPKGGFEVVQEEIVEHAPALSEADDFERLQREISDRQVRRSVSRLHIRGLTRRKVEKALQELRVPAAIVKEPAQADAILALEPNARGISDEGAPGVPVEIVHGNTYAQIFEAARKLFTTADSAREEFALREVEEALQRVAEGNRSVELLPQNSYIRRLQHELVARHNLRSTSVGKEPRRRVMILPS